A genomic window from Macadamia integrifolia cultivar HAES 741 unplaced genomic scaffold, SCU_Mint_v3 scaffold99, whole genome shotgun sequence includes:
- the LOC122070731 gene encoding P-loop guanosine triphosphatase YjiA-like isoform X1: MATKLLVSKAATKTLNQILTPCLFESSSTPRSSIAEGLGSIHSCIAERFHSRNLDRIRQRYSRRMVTVSGPRYDTAAVISTESDVDTRVPTTVITGFLGSGKTTLLNHILTSRHGRRIAVIENEFGEVDIDGSLVASHSSVSEDIVMVNNGCLCCTVRGDLVKMLLKLAKEKRDKFDHIIIETTGLAKPAPVIETFCTDELVSKYVKLDGVVTLVDCKHAMQHLNEVKPRFVVNEAVDQVAYADRIILNKIDLVGEVDLETLTKRIKHINGMAQINKATFGAVDVDFVLGVGGYDLDRIESEVQLEEFHGTTQHREAGHEHHGGHHHHHKHDSGVSSVSIVYEGTLDLDEVNDWLERLVEEKGENLYRLKGVLSVSGSDERYVVQGVHSVLDGCQGKAWGPEEKRINKLVFIGRKLEEAALRKGFKGCLV; encoded by the exons ATGGCTACGAAGTTATTGGTGTCGAAAGCTGcaactaaaaccctaaatcagaTCCTGACGCCCTGTCTATTTGAATCTTCATCAACTCCACGTTCTTCCATTGCTGAAGGCCTCGGAAGCATTCATTCATGTATTGCAGAACGATTCCATTCTCGTAATCTAGACAGGATTCGTCAACGTTATTCAAGGAGAATGGTTACAGTCTCAGGTCCAAGGTATGACACTGCCGCAGTCATTTCGACTGAATCGGACGTCGATACTCGAGTTCCTACCACTGTAATAACCGGCTTCCTCGGCTCTGGAAAG ACTACTCTGCTGAACCACATTCTAACTTCCCGACATGGCAGACGAATTGCAGTGATCGAGAATGAG TTTGGGGAAGTGGATATCGATGGTTCGTTAGTTGCAAGCCATTCCTCTGTATCTGAGGACATTGTCATGGTTAACAATGGTTGTCTCTGCTGTACTGTGAGGGGGGATTTAGTTAAAATGCTGTTGAAGTTGGCTAAAGAAAAGCGAGACAAGTTTGACCATATTATTATAGAAACAACAG GTCTTGCAAAACCAGCTCCTGTTATTGAAACATTCTGTACTGATGAATTGGTTTCAAAATATGTCAAACTTGATGGAGTGGTTACTTTGGTTGATTGTAAGCATGCCATGCAGCATTTGAATGAAGTAAAACCAAGATTTGTGGTTAATGAGGCAGTAGACCAAGTTGCTTATGCTGATCGTATCATTTTGAACAAG ATAGATTTGGTAGGTGAGGTTGACTTGGAGACGCTGACAAAGAGAATTAAG cATATCAATGGAATGGCACAAATTAATAAAGCTACGTTTGGAGCTGTTGATGTTGACTTTGTTCTTGGGGTTGGAGGATATGATCTTGATAG GATTGAGTCTGAAGTCCAACTGGAAGAATTCCACGGTACAACTCAGCATCGCGAGGCTGGCCATG AGCACCATGGaggacatcatcatcatcataagcATGATTCTGGTGTTTCCAGTGTCAGTATAGTTTACGAGGGAACCCTGGATCTTGATGAG GTTAATGATTGGCTTGAGCGACTGGTTGAAGAGAAGGGTGAGAACTTGTATAGGTTGAAGGGGGTTTTGTCTGTAAGTGGTTCTGATGAAAGATATGTTGTACAG GGGGTGCATTCCGTATTGGATGGCTGCCAAGGCAAAGCATGGGGAcctgaagaaaaaagaataaacaagCTTGTATTCATTGGGAGGAAGTTGGAAGAAGCTGCCTTAAGGAAAGGCTTCAAAGGCTGTTTAGTGTGA
- the LOC122070731 gene encoding P-loop guanosine triphosphatase YjiA-like isoform X2, whose product MATKLLVSKAATKTLNQILTPCLFESSSTPRSSIAEGLGSIHSCIAERFHSRNLDRIRQRYSRRMVTVSGPRYDTAAVISTESDVDTRVPTTVITGFLGSGKFGEVDIDGSLVASHSSVSEDIVMVNNGCLCCTVRGDLVKMLLKLAKEKRDKFDHIIIETTGLAKPAPVIETFCTDELVSKYVKLDGVVTLVDCKHAMQHLNEVKPRFVVNEAVDQVAYADRIILNKIDLVGEVDLETLTKRIKHINGMAQINKATFGAVDVDFVLGVGGYDLDRIESEVQLEEFHGTTQHREAGHEHHGGHHHHHKHDSGVSSVSIVYEGTLDLDEVNDWLERLVEEKGENLYRLKGVLSVSGSDERYVVQGVHSVLDGCQGKAWGPEEKRINKLVFIGRKLEEAALRKGFKGCLV is encoded by the exons ATGGCTACGAAGTTATTGGTGTCGAAAGCTGcaactaaaaccctaaatcagaTCCTGACGCCCTGTCTATTTGAATCTTCATCAACTCCACGTTCTTCCATTGCTGAAGGCCTCGGAAGCATTCATTCATGTATTGCAGAACGATTCCATTCTCGTAATCTAGACAGGATTCGTCAACGTTATTCAAGGAGAATGGTTACAGTCTCAGGTCCAAGGTATGACACTGCCGCAGTCATTTCGACTGAATCGGACGTCGATACTCGAGTTCCTACCACTGTAATAACCGGCTTCCTCGGCTCTGGAAAG TTTGGGGAAGTGGATATCGATGGTTCGTTAGTTGCAAGCCATTCCTCTGTATCTGAGGACATTGTCATGGTTAACAATGGTTGTCTCTGCTGTACTGTGAGGGGGGATTTAGTTAAAATGCTGTTGAAGTTGGCTAAAGAAAAGCGAGACAAGTTTGACCATATTATTATAGAAACAACAG GTCTTGCAAAACCAGCTCCTGTTATTGAAACATTCTGTACTGATGAATTGGTTTCAAAATATGTCAAACTTGATGGAGTGGTTACTTTGGTTGATTGTAAGCATGCCATGCAGCATTTGAATGAAGTAAAACCAAGATTTGTGGTTAATGAGGCAGTAGACCAAGTTGCTTATGCTGATCGTATCATTTTGAACAAG ATAGATTTGGTAGGTGAGGTTGACTTGGAGACGCTGACAAAGAGAATTAAG cATATCAATGGAATGGCACAAATTAATAAAGCTACGTTTGGAGCTGTTGATGTTGACTTTGTTCTTGGGGTTGGAGGATATGATCTTGATAG GATTGAGTCTGAAGTCCAACTGGAAGAATTCCACGGTACAACTCAGCATCGCGAGGCTGGCCATG AGCACCATGGaggacatcatcatcatcataagcATGATTCTGGTGTTTCCAGTGTCAGTATAGTTTACGAGGGAACCCTGGATCTTGATGAG GTTAATGATTGGCTTGAGCGACTGGTTGAAGAGAAGGGTGAGAACTTGTATAGGTTGAAGGGGGTTTTGTCTGTAAGTGGTTCTGATGAAAGATATGTTGTACAG GGGGTGCATTCCGTATTGGATGGCTGCCAAGGCAAAGCATGGGGAcctgaagaaaaaagaataaacaagCTTGTATTCATTGGGAGGAAGTTGGAAGAAGCTGCCTTAAGGAAAGGCTTCAAAGGCTGTTTAGTGTGA